Proteins encoded in a region of the Thunnus thynnus chromosome 8, fThuThy2.1, whole genome shotgun sequence genome:
- the babam1 gene encoding BRISC and BRCA1-A complex member 1, giving the protein METPEPGPADGEERLVELRPRTRSNPEGAEDRRSSTGSLGGNSNPNISQPAVGSRVEGEGEASTSDSPPSSTTTTVSTAAAQTVAPAAVAATAAASVSMPLSTTAVAAKERPKPTQQQPTLTTPVPPPAEYQLRVPRVNCPEKVIICLDLSEEMSLPKLESFNGSKTNALNISQKMIEMFVRTKHKIDKRHEFALVVVNDDALWLSGFTSDPRELCSCLYDLETNVCESFNLEDLLNVIRQKIELPLMENVQTIPPPYVVRTVLIYSRHAGQLQFNPSEAVGKMLQSPYFFFDVVYLHNGVEDQGDETSWRENYTSFCNLDSKGMCYRYEVSLSGPAIELHNCMAKLLAHPLQRPFQSHASYSLLEGEDPQDIEATV; this is encoded by the exons ATGGAGACACCTGAGCCTGGCCCAGCAGATGGAGAGGAGCGCCTGGTGGAGCTGCGACCACGGACACGCTCCAACCCTGAAGGTGCTGAGGACCGTCGCAGCAGCACAGGGAGCCTCGGAGGCAACAGCAATCCCAACATATCTCAGCCTGCTGTGGGCAGTCGTGTGGAGGGGGAGGGCGAGGCCTCGACCAGCGATAGTCCTCCGAGTTCCACCACCACGACCGTCTCCACAGCGGCCGCTCAGACTGTAGCACCCGCTGCTGTAGCGGCAACAGCTGCAGCCAGTGTCTCAATGCCACTATCTACTACTGCTGTTGCAGCCAAAGAGAGGCCGAAGCCCACACAACAGCAGCCCACACTGACAACCCCGGTCCCCCCACCAGCAGAGTACCAGCTCCGAGTTCCCCGCGTCAACTGCCCCGAGAAAGTG ATAATCTGCTTAGACCTTTCTGAAGAGATGTCTTTACCCAAGTTGGAGTCTTTTAATGG GTCTAAAACAAATGCCCTGAACATATCCCAGAAGATGATCGAGATGTTCGTCAGAACTAAACACAAGATTGACAAACGCCATGAGTTTGCCCTGGTGGTAGTCAATGATGATGCTCTGTGG CTGTCAGGCTTCACGTCGGACCCCAGGGAGCTGTGCAGCTGTCTGTATGACCTGGAGACCAATGTGTGCGAGTCCTTTA ACCTGGAAGATCTTCTAAATGTAAT TCGTCAGAAGATCGAGCTGCCGTTGATGGAGAATGTTCAGACCATCCCACCTCCATACGTGGTGCGGACTGTGCTAATCTACAGCCGTCACGCAGGACAACTACAGTTCAACCCTTCTGAGGCTGTCGGT AAAATGCTTCAATCTCCTTACTTTTTCTTTGACGTTGTCTACCTCCATAACGGTGTGGAGGATCAGGGGGATGAGACGAGCTGGAGG GAGAACTACACCTCTTTCTGCAACCTCGACTCAAAGGGCATGTGTTATCGCTATGAGGTTTCCCTGAGTGGACCCGCCATCGAGCTGCACAACTGCATGGCCAAACTCTTGGCTCACCCTTTGCAGAGACCTTTCCAGAGCCATGCATCTTACAGCCTCCTGGAGGGGGAGGACCCCCAGGACATCGAGGCTACTGTCTAG
- the plvapb gene encoding plasmalemma vesicle associated protein b isoform X2: protein MYSSSYSRAKFGLEGREPLHRPKGKSCGYYMRIVFFFSSLIQSLIIVSLVLFLIYGQPEKSAEEKRLKELELNFNRLSENNVQLRKEKGELGAQLGARTAEKTALEKEMEKFKTDANNTEHQLKSKLAIYERQIATTRSTMMRCPTTPMLSPALAPSGNELKTLQSLNSQQKAMINLIEANFSQTVQYLMHERDSALKDRDTYHQDTITLRRDNTMLKEQLTTYSRKCKEDFAQSLDGIQTVTRDFLNKINNLFPHQLTFHLTCERQQEQMEKIKNSCTNLSRDVENKFQMYLDNVGNKVSEIQGLSSRLIVQTSHLTAELKQCELSRSKTVADADLQLQQKQKTHDEQMETLLMEKNRLREQKKLQEDSLALKVKELQTLNDMLSSQPNCKTAPQLNRQTVANYPSIGAPVLRKTPTVR, encoded by the exons ATGTACAGCTCCAGCTACTCCCGGGCCAAGTTTGGCCTGGAGGGAAGGGAGCCTCTGCATAGGCCTAAAGGGAAAAGCTGCGGCTACTACATGAGGATcgtcttcttcttttcttctctgatCCAGTCCCTCATCATCGTCAGCCTGGTGCTCTTCCTCATCTATGGACAGCCCGAGAAGtctgcagaggagaagagattGAAG GAGCTGGAGCTGAACTTCAACAGGCTGAGCGAGAACAACGTCCAGCTGAGGAAGGAGAAAGGGGAGCTGGGAGCTCAGCTGGGAGCTCGCACAGCTGAGAAAACTGCTctggagaaagagatggagaagtTTAAGACTGATGCCAACAACACAGAGCATCAATTAAAAAGCAAATTA GCTATCTATGAAAGGCAGATTGCAACAACACGTAGCACGATGATGCGGTGTCCCACCACTCCAATGCTGTCTCCTGCCCTGGCCCCTTCTGGCA ATGAATTGAAGACCTTGCAGAGCCTCAACAGCCAGCAGAAAGCTATGATAAATCTCATTGAGGCAAATTTCAGCCAGACGGTTCAGTATCTGATGCATGAGAGAGACAGTGCCCTCAAAGACAGAGACACATATCACCAGGATACCATCACCCTGCGCAGGGATAACACCATGCTGAAGGAGCAGCTCACCACCTACTCCAg gaAATGCAAAGAGGACTTTGCTCAGTCTTTGGACGGGATCCAAACGGTGACCAGGGATTTCCTGAACAAGATCAATAACCTGTTTCCCCACCAGCTGACCTTTCACCTCACCTGTGAGCGCCAGCAGGAGCAAATGGAGAAGATAAAAAACAGCTGCACTAACCTGTCCAGAGACGTGGAGAATAAGTTTCAGATGTACTTAGACAACGTCGGCAACAAG GTGTCCGAGATCCAAGGCCTGTCAAGTCGCCTGATAGTGCAAACCTCACACTTGACCGCCGAACTGAAGCAGTGTGAACTCAGTCGCAGTAAGACAGTCGCCGACGCCGACTTGCAGCTACAGCAAAAGCAAAAGACTCATGATGAGCAG ATGGAGACATTACTGATGGAGAAGAATCGACtgagagaacagaagaaacTGCAGGAAGACAGTTTGGCCCTGAAAGTGAAAGAGCTGCAGACCCTGAATGACATGCTCTCTTCTCAGCCCAACTGTAAG ACGGCGCCACAGCTGAACAGACAAACTGTGGCCAACTATCCTTCTATTGGAGCACCCGTCCTCAGAAAAACTCCAACG GTGAGATGA
- the plvapb gene encoding plasmalemma vesicle associated protein b isoform X1: protein MYSSSYSRAKFGLEGREPLHRPKGKSCGYYMRIVFFFSSLIQSLIIVSLVLFLIYGQPEKSAEEKRLKELELNFNRLSENNVQLRKEKGELGAQLGARTAEKTALEKEMEKFKTDANNTEHQLKSKLAIYERQIATTRSTMMRCPTTPMLSPALAPSGNELKTLQSLNSQQKAMINLIEANFSQTVQYLMHERDSALKDRDTYHQDTITLRRDNTMLKEQLTTYSRKCKEDFAQSLDGIQTVTRDFLNKINNLFPHQLTFHLTCERQQEQMEKIKNSCTNLSRDVENKFQMYLDNVGNKVSEIQGLSSRLIVQTSHLTAELKQCELSRSKTVADADLQLQQKQKTHDEQMETLLMEKNRLREQKKLQEDSLALKVKELQTLNDMLSSQPNCKFGAPKTPGLQTAPQLNRQTVANYPSIGAPVLRKTPTVR, encoded by the exons ATGTACAGCTCCAGCTACTCCCGGGCCAAGTTTGGCCTGGAGGGAAGGGAGCCTCTGCATAGGCCTAAAGGGAAAAGCTGCGGCTACTACATGAGGATcgtcttcttcttttcttctctgatCCAGTCCCTCATCATCGTCAGCCTGGTGCTCTTCCTCATCTATGGACAGCCCGAGAAGtctgcagaggagaagagattGAAG GAGCTGGAGCTGAACTTCAACAGGCTGAGCGAGAACAACGTCCAGCTGAGGAAGGAGAAAGGGGAGCTGGGAGCTCAGCTGGGAGCTCGCACAGCTGAGAAAACTGCTctggagaaagagatggagaagtTTAAGACTGATGCCAACAACACAGAGCATCAATTAAAAAGCAAATTA GCTATCTATGAAAGGCAGATTGCAACAACACGTAGCACGATGATGCGGTGTCCCACCACTCCAATGCTGTCTCCTGCCCTGGCCCCTTCTGGCA ATGAATTGAAGACCTTGCAGAGCCTCAACAGCCAGCAGAAAGCTATGATAAATCTCATTGAGGCAAATTTCAGCCAGACGGTTCAGTATCTGATGCATGAGAGAGACAGTGCCCTCAAAGACAGAGACACATATCACCAGGATACCATCACCCTGCGCAGGGATAACACCATGCTGAAGGAGCAGCTCACCACCTACTCCAg gaAATGCAAAGAGGACTTTGCTCAGTCTTTGGACGGGATCCAAACGGTGACCAGGGATTTCCTGAACAAGATCAATAACCTGTTTCCCCACCAGCTGACCTTTCACCTCACCTGTGAGCGCCAGCAGGAGCAAATGGAGAAGATAAAAAACAGCTGCACTAACCTGTCCAGAGACGTGGAGAATAAGTTTCAGATGTACTTAGACAACGTCGGCAACAAG GTGTCCGAGATCCAAGGCCTGTCAAGTCGCCTGATAGTGCAAACCTCACACTTGACCGCCGAACTGAAGCAGTGTGAACTCAGTCGCAGTAAGACAGTCGCCGACGCCGACTTGCAGCTACAGCAAAAGCAAAAGACTCATGATGAGCAG ATGGAGACATTACTGATGGAGAAGAATCGACtgagagaacagaagaaacTGCAGGAAGACAGTTTGGCCCTGAAAGTGAAAGAGCTGCAGACCCTGAATGACATGCTCTCTTCTCAGCCCAACTGTAAG tttggtGCCCCTAAAACTCCTGGCTTACAGACGGCGCCACAGCTGAACAGACAAACTGTGGCCAACTATCCTTCTATTGGAGCACCCGTCCTCAGAAAAACTCCAACG GTGAGATGA